The genomic segment TGACCCCGAATTCACTCACCCTCGCCGTTGTGATCGGATAAACGGCCAGATTGTGCCGACTGGTGAGTTCGTTCCATTTCACGCTCCAGAAAGTAGCTCAGCACCACCCTGATCAGCACAACAGCACCGAGCATGGCAATATGCTCCCAAGCGGGCGCTATAACGCTTTTGATGATGTCTGCGCCGATAAAAATATCCAGCGCCAACAGAAGATGAGCACCCAGGCGCTCACGAATACGAGCAGTTTTTCTCACCAGCTTCGCGTGAGCGCCTCTGTGGCCAGTCAGCAGTGTGAGGAAACGAATGACAGCCTCCGCAACACCCCAGACAACAACAGCCACACCCAGCAGGCTTATCAGGTAGAACAACATCGTCACGATACGGACAGTCAGGTCTTCGAGCATGAAGTCTCCAGGTGTGAGGGCATGAGAAGCTGCCTGCAGAACAGCATCTCATTCAGATTGTAGCTGGTGAAAAACTTTGTCGCCGTTCAAGTTGGAACGACGACTATTTGGTTCGCCTACTAACGGCCTGATTTCAGTGATATGTTTAATGATTATTGAGCCGGACATCAAAAAGAGCACACAAACAACACCATGAAACGCGACCTGGACTTCCCCCAATTCAGTGGACACGCATCGATAACTCCGCAGGAGGAGCAAACCGATGCCGGAAATGATCACGGGGAAGAAAACCCAGCAGTACACCACTGAGTTCAAGGTCAAAGCGGTGGAGTGGAGTCACCAGGCCCACCGCAGCGTCAAAAGCGTTGCCGAAGCGCTGGATATTCACCCCTTCATGCTGTCACGCTGGCGAAAGGAATACCGTGAAGGAAAGTTCGCCATGAAACGGGTCAAGAAAGCGCCAGCCGACGCCAAAAAGAAAATACAGGAACAGGATGAGATTGCCCGCCTGAAACGCCGAGTGTCGGAGCTTCAGGAGGAAAACGACATCCTAAAAAAGTTTCAACGTTTTCAGGCCGAGGAACGACGGAAGCGTTCCGGTTCGTCTGGAAACACCGACGGGAACACAACGTAAAAGCGCTGTGTCGGCACTTGAAGGTGTCGCGGTCTGGTTACTATGCCTGGGCAAACCGGAAGCCTGGCCTGAGAGCCACTGAGAACGCCGAACTGCTGTTGAAGATCCGCCGTGTATACGACAGCAGCAAAGGGCGCTATGGCAGCCCCAGGGTCTATCAGGCCCTGCGCCGGGAAGGCGAACAGGTTGGCGAGAATCGTGTGGCGCGCCTGATGCAGAAATGGGGCATGAAAGCGCGAGTGATGCGAGTGTATCGCCGAATGAGCAAGCGCCGTGACGAACTCAAAGCTCTTCCTAATCACCGCCTGAGCGTCGAGAAGCCCGTGGCGGTGAATCAGCAATGGAGCAGTGACGTTACCTACATCAAGCTAGGTCGAAAATACGTGTTCCTGGCGGTGGTTCTGGATCTGTTCTCGCGCAGGATTATCAGCTGGCGATCGGATGAAAGCCTGAATGCGGCACTGGCCAAAGGCGCCCTGAGAGAGGCATTTGCAGCGAGGCGACCGGAAGCAGGTCTGTTGTTCCACACCGATCGAGGCACGGAATACCGGGCTCAGAAAACACAGGCGTTTCTGAACCAGAACAGCGTGCGCCACAGCATGAATCGACCGGGACAATGCACAGACAACGCTGAGGTTGAATCCTTCTTCAAAACCTTGAAGGGAGAATTGCTGCATGCGACCAGCTTTGTGACGATGCGGCAGTTACGGAAACATATAAAAGACTATATTGAGGGCTTTTATAACAGTCACCGGCTACACAGTGGCCTTGGCTACCGGACTCCGATAGAGTTCGAGGGAATTAACTGATGGGGCGTGTCCATTTTATTGGGGGAAGTCCAACCGCGCCAGAGCCTACATACGCAACCGCCTTGTATTCCTTTGCATCATTCTTCTGATTGCTGTGTTCACCGCCCGCTTCCTGTTCCCCCAGGGTGAACCTGTCGTTCAGCGAGTGCAGGGGACTATTATTGAAATCAATCAGGGTGAAGGCGAGAGCCTGAGGACCGGAACCTCGACATCTCTTAGAACCGCGAGAGTCCAGCTTGCTGATGGTTCAGAGACACGGGTAATGATCAGCGGGCCCGGTCTTCAGCCGGGGCAGAGCATCCAACTGATTGAGCAGCGATTTCCCGATGGAACTCTGCGCTACAGTTACCCCAGGGCGGAGCTATAGTAGCCAGTGCAGGGGGAGGCAGTTACCCATGATCATAATGGGGCCTGCCCACAACTTCAGAGCACGGTGCAATTTGCTGGTGTGTAGCTGGCCCGCCATTGGGCGGCGGCTGATTTATCGATGACACAACGCCATTCCCCTGCCACAGCGCGCTCATATCGCAGTATGACGCCTGCCAAGTTGGGGTGAGC from the Marinobacter sp. LQ44 genome contains:
- a CDS encoding IS3 family transposase (programmed frameshift), producing the protein MPEMITGKKTQQYTTEFKVKAVEWSHQAHRSVKSVAEALDIHPFMLSRWRKEYREGKFAMKRVKKAPADAKKKIQEQDEIARLKRRVSELQEENDILKKSTFSGRGTTEAFRFVWKHRREHNVKALCRHLKVSRSGYYAWANRKPGLRATENAELLLKIRRVYDSSKGRYGSPRVYQALRREGEQVGENRVARLMQKWGMKARVMRVYRRMSKRRDELKALPNHRLSVEKPVAVNQQWSSDVTYIKLGRKYVFLAVVLDLFSRRIISWRSDESLNAALAKGALREAFAARRPEAGLLFHTDRGTEYRAQKTQAFLNQNSVRHSMNRPGQCTDNAEVESFFKTLKGELLHATSFVTMRQLRKHIKDYIEGFYNSHRLHSGLGYRTPIEFEGIN
- a CDS encoding DUF1622 domain-containing protein, with amino-acid sequence MLEDLTVRIVTMLFYLISLLGVAVVVWGVAEAVIRFLTLLTGHRGAHAKLVRKTARIRERLGAHLLLALDIFIGADIIKSVIAPAWEHIAMLGAVVLIRVVLSYFLEREMERTHQSAQSGRLSDHNGEGE